One Leptospira fainei serovar Hurstbridge str. BUT 6 DNA window includes the following coding sequences:
- the hfq gene encoding RNA chaperone Hfq translates to MSAKNNIQDQLLNTARKEKLELTIYLLNGVPLKGKVVSFDNFTIILEQENKQSLVYKHAISTIIPSKVIKLYTEEAAKETPSA, encoded by the coding sequence ATGTCTGCTAAAAACAATATCCAGGACCAACTCCTTAACACTGCAAGGAAGGAAAAATTGGAACTTACCATCTACCTTCTGAATGGAGTTCCTTTAAAAGGAAAGGTTGTAAGCTTCGATAATTTTACAATCATCCTGGAGCAGGAAAATAAGCAGAGTTTAGTGTACAAACACGCGATTTCTACCATCATTCCTTCCAAAGTGATCAAACTATATACCGAAGAAGCGGCGAAGGAAACTCCTTCTGCCTAG
- the miaA gene encoding tRNA (adenosine(37)-N6)-dimethylallyltransferase MiaA — translation MVILTAPTGAGKTALVRELDPSRFEILSFDSRQIYQELPIGTASPSQQDLERIPHHLTNLISPAESIDAAKYSIFAAKALDIVLSKGKIPVLTAGTGFYLNAFLFGMFDVPNISPEVRARVESFPIEEKMRLLRELDPVALERIFPNDDYRYGRALEVNLMGVRWSELKIKEGSGALHTRNLNILRGYFLDLDRKELYLRIDERARKMISDGMAEEAKKVADKYGESCPGLSSLGYNFALENIKGKSNLETFLGNLSQSHRNYAKRQITWFRKQAFLTPVKPSEAYKNIQNI, via the coding sequence ATCGTAATCCTGACCGCGCCGACTGGCGCGGGTAAGACGGCCCTGGTCCGGGAATTGGACCCCTCTCGCTTTGAGATTCTTTCCTTTGATTCCAGGCAAATCTATCAAGAGCTTCCTATCGGAACCGCTTCTCCCTCGCAGCAGGATCTAGAGAGAATTCCTCACCATTTAACCAATCTGATTTCTCCCGCGGAGTCGATCGACGCCGCTAAATATTCGATCTTTGCGGCGAAGGCGTTGGATATCGTTCTCTCGAAAGGAAAGATTCCAGTACTGACTGCAGGTACGGGATTTTATTTGAATGCGTTTCTTTTTGGAATGTTCGACGTTCCGAATATTAGCCCTGAAGTTCGTGCTCGAGTGGAATCATTTCCGATAGAGGAAAAAATGAGATTGCTTCGAGAATTAGACCCGGTCGCCCTCGAGAGAATATTCCCAAATGATGATTATCGATACGGCAGAGCCTTGGAAGTTAATTTAATGGGAGTTCGTTGGTCGGAATTAAAAATCAAAGAGGGATCGGGCGCCTTACATACTCGAAATTTGAATATTCTTCGAGGATATTTTTTGGATTTAGATCGTAAGGAATTGTATCTTAGAATCGACGAACGAGCTCGGAAAATGATCTCGGACGGAATGGCCGAGGAGGCAAAAAAAGTAGCCGATAAATACGGGGAGAGTTGCCCAGGGCTCTCTTCGCTCGGTTATAATTTCGCGCTTGAAAATATTAAAGGAAAGTCCAATCTTGAGACATTCTTAGGGAATTTAAGCCAATCCCACAGAAATTACGCCAAACGACAAATCACTTGGTTCAGGAAGCAAGCCTTCTTGACTCCCGTGAAACCAAGTGAAGCGTATAAAAATATACAAAATATATAA
- a CDS encoding TIGR02300 family protein: protein MATAKKTAKKKVAPKKKVPVKKPAPKKKVAAKKKEIAVSAKPAVSSSSFAKRSFAGSKVSANPLGKKFTCHTCGTKFYDLNKEDKICPKCGADQNKRPVVKSRTATRPRIEEEEFLEDAIVEDDAEVGFEDEEAIVEEPLEEEEDEEEEEE, encoded by the coding sequence ATGGCAACCGCTAAGAAAACGGCTAAGAAAAAAGTGGCCCCTAAGAAGAAAGTTCCGGTAAAAAAACCGGCTCCTAAAAAGAAGGTCGCAGCAAAAAAGAAGGAAATCGCAGTTTCTGCAAAGCCTGCCGTATCATCCTCATCGTTCGCAAAGAGATCTTTTGCAGGAAGTAAAGTTTCCGCAAATCCATTGGGTAAAAAGTTCACCTGTCATACTTGTGGAACTAAATTTTACGATTTAAATAAAGAAGATAAGATTTGTCCGAAATGCGGAGCCGATCAAAATAAACGACCCGTCGTCAAAAGTCGAACCGCAACTCGTCCCCGTATCGAAGAGGAGGAATTTCTCGAGGATGCGATCGTGGAAGATGATGCCGAAGTAGGTTTCGAAGACGAAGAAGCCATCGTGGAAGAACCTCTGGAAGAAGAGGAGGACGAGGAAGAGGAGGAGGAATAA
- a CDS encoding pyridoxine 5'-phosphate synthase, translated as MTKLSVNVNKVATLRNSRGGNHPDILHISRLILDAGAQGITVHPREDERHIRKSDVFSLKNFLNSYNQSKNRKIEYNMEGEPSSRFLDLVLEAKPDQVTLVPVTPGEITSDHGFDLQKDGNTLRTYIQKFHEAEIRVSLFVETNLENLKYVSDTGTDRVEFYTGPFANAFESSREEGEKSFQVYRSAAETLLNTGIGINAGHDLDQFNLLLFSKLPGLLEVSIGHRLISYALEVGITESVRAYLKALSPNP; from the coding sequence ATGACCAAGCTTAGCGTTAACGTAAACAAAGTCGCAACCCTCCGCAATTCTCGCGGAGGAAACCATCCCGACATTTTGCATATTTCTAGATTGATCCTAGATGCAGGGGCCCAAGGTATCACGGTGCATCCTCGAGAAGATGAAAGGCATATTCGCAAATCGGATGTGTTTTCGCTTAAAAATTTCTTAAATTCGTACAATCAATCCAAGAACAGAAAAATAGAATATAATATGGAAGGAGAACCGTCTTCTCGATTTTTGGATTTAGTCTTGGAGGCCAAACCGGATCAGGTTACGTTAGTGCCGGTTACTCCCGGGGAGATCACATCCGACCACGGTTTCGATCTCCAAAAAGACGGAAATACGTTACGGACCTATATTCAGAAATTTCACGAGGCCGAAATTCGAGTTTCCTTGTTTGTGGAGACAAATCTCGAAAACTTAAAATACGTTTCGGATACCGGTACGGACCGAGTGGAGTTTTATACCGGCCCGTTCGCGAACGCATTCGAGTCTTCTCGGGAAGAAGGTGAAAAATCCTTCCAAGTCTATCGATCCGCTGCGGAAACGCTCCTGAATACCGGAATTGGAATCAATGCCGGCCACGATTTGGATCAATTCAATTTGCTTCTTTTTTCGAAACTGCCTGGTCTCCTGGAAGTATCCATCGGACATCGATTGATTTCCTATGCTTTGGAAGTGGGAATCACCGAGTCTGTGCGGGCGTATCTGAAAGCTCTTTCGCCAAATCCTTAA
- a CDS encoding S41 family peptidase: MKSLRSLSFSFVSVVLCTSIFFCEPSSGHSKTTADFTLKDFDSVVKTVDRSYIDKNIDKNRAYKDAAIFALFALPHALYLYPESYFKDREKYEEPDDIFPGKTFKLSSEDKFIVFDPDYKEVEKIRDRKLKEEANKPKLSGEEVIKLVEREKVRKAVLSAKWEQTNFSKKDFDRVLAFIEKSLQNYSTPPLKDPFGTEETKDKEPFSIKDIYLAAANGYLSSLDPHSQVFLKAVWEESMAKIEDGSFEGIGAILSGGGNKEVVVENPLEGRPAVNAGVRAGDVILAVDGKSVKGMILDKVVERIKGKKGSTVSLTIRRKGVSGTLNIDVVRDTIEIKNIASKLIEGHNQIGYIKLTGFVKSDPSVDKEFVLHFKELEKQAQAKGTKLKALVLDLRNNPGGYLDLAIDLADMFITNGLIVSVKSPNRSPEDSNAKNRDLTDLPVAVLINAKSASASEIVASALKHHGRGLILGERSFGKATVQKLQELPGNGAYYIKLTQSRYYAPSGNTIQVVGVKPDVEVSAEEDGSFPFHYREENMWNHLPELPSAAEEKSHFDVKKLETWVKANGKAEKFIQEHKNDPIKPDYQLIRSIDFVEALINTGAGKRK, encoded by the coding sequence TTGAAAAGCCTGAGATCACTCTCTTTCTCCTTCGTCTCCGTCGTATTATGTACGAGTATCTTCTTTTGCGAGCCTTCCTCTGGACACTCCAAGACTACCGCGGATTTCACTCTTAAAGATTTTGACAGTGTAGTCAAGACCGTTGATCGAAGTTATATCGATAAAAACATCGATAAAAATCGTGCGTACAAGGACGCGGCGATCTTCGCGCTGTTCGCGCTCCCCCATGCTTTATATCTTTATCCCGAAAGCTATTTTAAGGATCGCGAAAAATACGAGGAGCCGGACGATATTTTCCCCGGAAAAACGTTCAAACTTTCCTCCGAAGATAAGTTTATCGTTTTCGATCCCGACTACAAAGAAGTCGAGAAAATCAGGGATCGTAAGTTGAAAGAAGAGGCAAATAAGCCGAAACTCTCCGGTGAAGAAGTTATAAAACTAGTCGAACGTGAAAAAGTAAGAAAGGCTGTTCTGTCCGCAAAATGGGAGCAAACGAATTTCTCAAAAAAGGACTTCGATCGCGTTCTAGCCTTCATTGAAAAAAGTCTTCAAAATTATTCGACTCCTCCGTTAAAGGATCCTTTCGGAACTGAAGAAACGAAAGATAAGGAACCCTTTTCCATCAAAGACATTTACTTAGCCGCGGCTAACGGGTATCTATCGTCTCTAGATCCGCATAGCCAAGTATTTCTAAAAGCCGTTTGGGAAGAATCCATGGCAAAGATAGAGGATGGAAGTTTCGAAGGGATCGGCGCAATCTTAAGCGGAGGCGGAAATAAGGAAGTCGTAGTTGAAAACCCTCTGGAAGGCAGACCTGCCGTTAACGCGGGAGTGCGCGCGGGCGACGTGATCCTAGCGGTCGACGGAAAATCGGTCAAAGGAATGATCCTTGATAAGGTAGTAGAACGAATCAAGGGTAAGAAAGGCTCGACCGTTAGCTTGACGATTCGACGCAAAGGAGTCTCCGGGACGTTGAATATAGACGTCGTAAGAGATACCATCGAAATTAAGAATATTGCAAGTAAATTGATCGAAGGCCATAATCAGATCGGTTATATTAAATTAACGGGCTTTGTTAAGTCTGATCCTTCGGTCGATAAGGAATTTGTACTGCATTTTAAAGAGCTGGAAAAGCAGGCTCAGGCAAAAGGAACCAAATTAAAAGCGCTAGTCCTGGATTTGCGAAACAATCCCGGCGGATATTTGGATCTCGCCATCGATTTAGCGGATATGTTCATCACCAATGGACTCATAGTGTCCGTTAAGAGTCCGAACCGCAGTCCGGAGGATTCGAACGCAAAAAATAGGGACTTAACGGACCTTCCGGTAGCGGTATTGATCAATGCAAAGTCCGCTTCCGCTTCGGAAATCGTAGCGTCGGCTTTAAAACATCACGGAAGAGGGTTGATTTTAGGCGAACGTTCTTTCGGAAAGGCCACCGTTCAAAAATTGCAGGAACTACCGGGCAACGGAGCATATTACATAAAATTAACGCAGTCTAGATACTACGCCCCGTCGGGAAATACGATTCAGGTTGTCGGAGTAAAACCCGATGTGGAAGTTTCTGCGGAAGAAGACGGAAGTTTCCCGTTCCATTACCGTGAGGAAAATATGTGGAACCACCTTCCGGAATTGCCGTCTGCCGCCGAGGAGAAGAGCCACTTCGACGTAAAAAAATTGGAAACTTGGGTCAAGGCGAACGGCAAAGCCGAAAAGTTCATTCAAGAACATAAAAACGACCCGATCAAACCGGATTATCAATTGATTCGGTCCATCGATTTCGTCGAAGCTCTCATTAATACCGGAGCCGGCAAACGTAAGTAA
- the nadB gene encoding L-aspartate oxidase: MPRIRTDFLIIGTGITGLFQALKLSPFGDVTIITKKSDYESNTNYAQGGIASVFAEGDKFEDHVRDTLESGAGLCDPEAVHILVKEGPALVRELLDYGVPFNLDANGEFDLHREGGHGTNRIVHAHDRTGREIEKTLLENVKQNPKIRILEYHTLVDLITPHHLKKKGLICFGAYVLSNHTGEVIPILAKRTVLASGGAGQVYSHSTNPKIATGDGVACAYRAGAVIKNMEFYQFHPTSLYHEKGDSFLISEAVRGKGAILLTMDGEPFMKKYHPMADLATRDIVARAIDAEMKRSGDPHVWLDISHKPAGEIRAAFPSIYEKCMELGIDITSQPIPVVPAAHFMCGGVATDLHGKTNIENLYAAGEAACTGVHGGNRLASNSLLECLVFSNRIAQDVERNRPTFLPEHDQIPSWNKEGLVNTEEWVLISHDLLEIKNTMSNYVGIVRSNLRLERALRRMDLIFSEVRDYYKRTIITAPLLELRNLVLVGELIIRAALSRKESRGLHYSTDYPENRAPSRHDTILRDDTVLRE, translated from the coding sequence ATGCCTAGAATACGTACCGATTTCCTTATCATCGGGACCGGGATTACCGGACTTTTTCAAGCTCTCAAGCTTTCACCGTTTGGAGATGTAACAATCATCACCAAAAAATCCGACTACGAATCGAATACCAATTATGCGCAAGGCGGAATCGCATCCGTTTTTGCGGAAGGTGATAAGTTCGAGGATCATGTGCGAGATACGTTGGAATCCGGAGCGGGACTTTGCGATCCTGAAGCGGTTCATATTCTTGTAAAGGAAGGCCCGGCTCTTGTCCGTGAATTGCTCGATTACGGCGTCCCGTTCAACCTTGACGCAAATGGAGAATTTGATCTGCATCGCGAAGGCGGGCATGGAACAAATCGAATCGTGCACGCCCACGACCGAACAGGACGGGAAATAGAGAAGACTCTATTAGAAAACGTTAAACAAAATCCGAAGATTCGAATTTTAGAATACCATACTTTGGTGGATTTGATCACGCCCCACCATCTCAAAAAGAAAGGTCTTATTTGTTTCGGAGCGTACGTACTTTCCAATCATACCGGGGAAGTGATTCCGATTCTTGCTAAGCGAACCGTTCTTGCAAGCGGAGGAGCCGGGCAAGTTTATTCCCACAGCACAAATCCGAAAATTGCAACGGGTGACGGCGTCGCATGTGCATATCGCGCAGGCGCCGTGATTAAGAATATGGAATTCTACCAGTTCCATCCTACTTCCCTTTATCACGAGAAAGGCGATTCATTTCTCATTTCGGAGGCGGTTCGAGGAAAGGGCGCTATCCTATTGACTATGGACGGCGAACCGTTTATGAAAAAATATCACCCGATGGCAGACTTAGCGACTCGCGATATCGTAGCGAGAGCGATCGACGCGGAAATGAAACGTTCGGGCGATCCCCATGTCTGGTTGGATATTTCGCATAAACCTGCCGGGGAAATAAGAGCAGCCTTCCCTTCCATTTACGAAAAATGTATGGAATTAGGAATCGATATTACCTCCCAACCTATTCCTGTAGTTCCCGCGGCGCATTTTATGTGCGGCGGGGTCGCAACCGACCTGCACGGAAAAACGAACATCGAGAATTTATACGCAGCAGGCGAGGCGGCTTGCACCGGCGTCCATGGGGGAAATCGCTTAGCCTCCAATAGTTTATTGGAATGTCTCGTCTTTTCGAATCGAATCGCGCAAGACGTGGAACGAAATCGCCCGACATTCCTGCCTGAGCACGATCAAATTCCTTCCTGGAACAAGGAAGGCTTGGTAAACACGGAAGAATGGGTCTTAATTTCCCATGATCTATTAGAAATTAAGAATACGATGTCAAATTACGTCGGTATCGTTCGATCCAACCTGCGTCTGGAAAGGGCTCTCAGAAGAATGGATTTGATATTTTCGGAAGTCAGAGACTATTATAAGCGGACGATTATTACCGCGCCCTTACTGGAATTAAGAAATTTGGTTTTAGTCGGAGAGTTGATTATCAGAGCGGCTCTTTCTCGAAAGGAAAGTCGAGGATTGCATTATTCCACGGATTATCCCGAAAATCGTGCTCCTTCCCGCCATGATACCATTTTGCGCGACGATACGGTCCTGCGGGAATAA
- the omp85 gene encoding Omp85 family outer membrane protein, which translates to MKIRKVRDLTCLLALLCAFESVLAEAPPPTGGCEKSPPRPNLPFPMDPAKQLCKKDLDQKKEGWYPTGLPLINSDPNEGIGYGVRAYAYNNGKKSDPLFDYTPYRVRFFAQYFNTNKNAQYHQLSLDMPFIANTQWRLRADAFLTITPTTLYFGIGQDSMKNLSYHDRNQPGGYLSTNATYQDQSQNLDYWRPGGPQDPVRYGGNAYTGIPSQPGFVVTDRMYNRYQIQTPMINLSTERSYVGGTVRLVAGFKASDNIVHTFDGKFVQGHDPLLGGDPLNYGAKVPNGKTRLTQDQEAGKILGYGGGFVNTVRIGLVYDTRDFEPDPNSGVFLEGTYEKSSKAIGSDFDFQKYFAQGKFFYSPFPKVFDKLVLASRFGMGLTDGNTPFFEYRNMWGTEGVIGGLGGLRTLRGYKQDRFVGRVMGWGNLEIRWKFGEASVGGEYFAFNIVPFFDFGRVWDDEHKIGTQGYKYSEGLGLRIAWNQATIIMIDYAKSREDEQLFVNFSHVF; encoded by the coding sequence ATGAAGATTCGCAAAGTCAGAGATCTTACCTGCCTGCTTGCGCTTTTATGCGCTTTCGAATCCGTCCTAGCCGAAGCGCCGCCTCCGACCGGAGGTTGTGAAAAATCTCCGCCTCGACCGAATCTTCCCTTTCCAATGGATCCAGCAAAACAGTTATGCAAAAAGGATTTGGATCAGAAAAAAGAAGGTTGGTATCCGACCGGTTTGCCTTTGATTAACTCGGATCCGAACGAAGGAATCGGATACGGAGTTCGAGCGTACGCATATAATAACGGGAAGAAGAGCGACCCATTATTCGACTATACTCCTTATCGAGTCCGTTTTTTTGCCCAATACTTTAATACGAACAAGAATGCACAATATCATCAGCTCAGTTTGGACATGCCGTTTATTGCAAATACGCAATGGAGACTGAGAGCGGATGCGTTTTTGACGATCACTCCTACTACTTTGTATTTTGGAATCGGACAGGATTCGATGAAAAATCTAAGTTACCATGATAGAAATCAACCTGGCGGGTATTTGAGCACGAATGCGACGTATCAGGATCAGTCTCAGAATCTAGATTACTGGCGTCCAGGAGGTCCCCAGGATCCTGTTCGTTACGGGGGCAATGCGTATACTGGAATTCCTAGTCAACCCGGCTTCGTAGTTACCGATCGTATGTACAATCGTTACCAGATTCAAACTCCCATGATTAATTTGAGTACCGAGCGATCCTACGTTGGAGGAACCGTGCGGCTTGTCGCAGGGTTTAAGGCGTCGGACAATATCGTTCATACTTTCGACGGTAAGTTCGTACAAGGTCATGATCCTTTGCTCGGGGGAGATCCATTGAATTACGGAGCGAAAGTTCCGAACGGTAAGACTAGACTTACACAAGACCAGGAGGCGGGAAAGATTTTAGGGTACGGGGGCGGCTTTGTAAACACAGTTAGAATCGGGTTAGTATATGATACTCGCGATTTTGAACCCGACCCGAATAGCGGAGTTTTCCTGGAAGGAACCTACGAAAAATCTAGCAAGGCGATCGGCTCCGATTTCGATTTCCAAAAGTATTTTGCACAAGGTAAGTTCTTTTATAGTCCGTTTCCGAAAGTCTTCGATAAACTCGTACTGGCCAGTCGCTTCGGTATGGGATTAACGGACGGGAATACTCCATTTTTTGAATATAGGAATATGTGGGGTACGGAAGGGGTTATTGGAGGTTTGGGCGGTTTGCGGACGCTGCGTGGATATAAACAAGATCGATTCGTCGGCAGGGTGATGGGTTGGGGAAATTTGGAAATCCGTTGGAAATTCGGAGAGGCCTCCGTTGGAGGAGAATACTTCGCATTTAATATCGTTCCGTTCTTCGATTTTGGACGAGTTTGGGACGATGAGCACAAGATCGGAACTCAAGGATATAAATATTCCGAAGGATTAGGTTTGCGCATCGCTTGGAATCAGGCTACGATCATCATGATCGATTATGCGAAATCAAGGGAAGACGAACAACTTTTTGTTAATTTTAGCCACGTCTTTTAA
- the lsa25 gene encoding surface adhesin Lsa25 produces MKNQFTIFFSSILQCYFVLSISFFAVANCEQKKDKETQGFLNEDANVLLAGALFFSTYRSNGDGTITDSSIGLTWKICSQGQTYVATSGGYSCEGGGLINNGWGAVQLQYCNQNNGACNAVSLPEALVPVSQIGVAGSSEAYTSCSGDRTGGYSNWRVASYTELKLLSSSSRAEMLLKFPDTIEDLYWSAWANEQDPSNRTARAVSFARDKFGTDDAQNKTNRYYVRCVRP; encoded by the coding sequence ATGAAGAACCAGTTTACAATTTTCTTTTCCTCGATCCTTCAATGTTACTTCGTTCTTTCGATTTCGTTTTTTGCCGTCGCAAACTGCGAACAAAAAAAGGATAAGGAGACCCAAGGTTTTTTAAACGAAGACGCAAACGTATTGCTGGCGGGTGCGCTTTTCTTCAGCACCTATCGATCTAACGGGGACGGAACGATAACCGATTCGTCAATCGGGCTAACTTGGAAAATTTGCTCTCAGGGACAAACCTATGTTGCCACGTCGGGCGGTTATAGCTGCGAAGGTGGCGGTCTTATAAACAATGGTTGGGGCGCCGTTCAGTTGCAATACTGTAATCAAAACAACGGGGCGTGTAACGCGGTAAGTTTGCCGGAAGCGTTAGTTCCGGTTTCTCAGATCGGGGTGGCCGGTAGCTCGGAAGCATATACTAGTTGTTCAGGAGACAGGACTGGAGGATATTCGAATTGGCGCGTTGCGAGCTATACCGAATTGAAATTATTAAGTTCATCTAGCCGTGCGGAGATGCTCTTGAAGTTTCCGGACACAATCGAGGATCTTTATTGGAGCGCTTGGGCCAATGAACAGGATCCTTCCAATCGAACAGCTAGGGCGGTTTCGTTCGCAAGGGATAAGTTCGGAACGGATGATGCCCAGAACAAGACTAATCGTTATTACGTTCGTTGCGTTCGACCTTAA
- the omp85 gene encoding Omp85 family outer membrane protein: MKNFLVCLALIGLVTFGFAEPISAQNIIGGCEKPEARKDLPFPISQQRQLCKKDLIKKKEGWFPTGLPLLNSDPNSGVGYGVRVFAYNNGKRDDPFFEYTPYKFRIYAQYFNTTKNRQYQDIAFDAPYVFGTQWRLRGEGVYDANPNTLFFGVGESSLQNLSSHDRNQPGSQLDTNQTFTQQQQNLAYTRPGGPGDPVTLGGGVYSGLPAQNGFRVSDGQYNRYNIISPTANLSAEHSYLGGTVRLVTGARFSQNIVRTFDGTQVKGNDPVLDGWPINSSGLVYNGTTKLTQDQQAGKILGYHGGNVNSIRLGLVYDTRDLEPDPNQGVFIEATYERATKTMGSDYNYSKYFTQAKFFYSPFPKVFDKLVLAGRGGFSLTEGDVPFFEYRNMWGTEGVISGLGGRTTLRGYKQDRFVGRTMGWGNLEIRYKFAEFSIWGQHFAFNIVPFFDFGRIWDDEHKIGTQGYKYSKGTGLRIAWNQTTIIMIDYAVSREDKQLFINFNHAF, encoded by the coding sequence ATGAAGAATTTTCTCGTTTGTCTTGCTTTAATCGGACTTGTCACTTTTGGATTCGCTGAACCAATATCCGCGCAGAATATTATTGGCGGTTGCGAAAAGCCCGAGGCCCGTAAGGATCTCCCATTTCCAATAAGCCAGCAGAGGCAACTCTGTAAGAAGGATTTAATAAAAAAGAAAGAGGGTTGGTTTCCTACGGGGCTTCCACTCTTAAATTCGGATCCGAATAGCGGTGTCGGATACGGTGTGCGCGTCTTCGCTTATAATAACGGCAAAAGGGACGATCCGTTTTTCGAATACACACCGTATAAGTTTCGTATCTATGCTCAATACTTTAACACGACCAAAAATCGACAGTACCAGGATATCGCATTTGATGCGCCGTACGTTTTTGGAACTCAGTGGAGATTAAGAGGTGAGGGCGTATACGATGCAAACCCGAATACTCTATTCTTCGGTGTCGGAGAATCTTCCCTGCAAAATTTAAGTTCTCACGATCGAAATCAACCCGGCTCGCAGTTGGACACGAACCAAACCTTTACTCAACAGCAGCAAAATCTTGCTTATACTCGACCAGGTGGTCCGGGAGATCCGGTCACTTTAGGCGGGGGAGTGTATAGCGGACTGCCTGCCCAGAATGGATTTAGAGTTTCGGACGGACAATACAATCGATATAATATAATTTCGCCGACTGCGAACTTAAGCGCGGAGCATTCCTATTTAGGTGGAACAGTAAGGCTTGTTACGGGAGCCAGGTTTTCCCAGAATATAGTTCGCACGTTTGACGGTACGCAAGTGAAGGGCAACGATCCTGTTCTGGACGGATGGCCTATCAATTCCAGCGGATTGGTATATAATGGCACTACAAAATTAACGCAGGATCAGCAAGCGGGCAAGATTTTAGGGTACCATGGTGGAAATGTGAATTCCATTCGATTGGGTTTGGTGTATGATACTCGTGATTTGGAGCCGGATCCAAACCAAGGCGTTTTCATAGAGGCTACTTATGAACGGGCGACCAAAACCATGGGATCCGATTACAATTATTCGAAATATTTCACGCAGGCTAAATTCTTCTACAGCCCGTTCCCGAAAGTTTTCGATAAGCTCGTATTGGCCGGTCGCGGAGGTTTTTCCCTTACTGAAGGCGATGTTCCTTTTTTCGAGTATAGAAATATGTGGGGAACGGAAGGTGTGATTTCCGGTCTCGGGGGTCGCACGACCCTTCGCGGATATAAGCAAGATCGATTTGTCGGTCGTACGATGGGTTGGGGAAATTTAGAGATTCGTTATAAATTCGCGGAATTTTCCATCTGGGGGCAACACTTTGCCTTCAATATTGTTCCCTTTTTCGACTTCGGTCGTATTTGGGACGACGAACATAAGATCGGTACCCAGGGATATAAATATTCTAAGGGAACGGGACTTCGGATTGCTTGGAACCAAACTACGATTATCATGATAGACTACGCAGTTTCTCGAGAAGATAAGCAACTTTTTATAAACTTTAACCACGCATTTTGA
- a CDS encoding acetyl-CoA carboxylase biotin carboxyl carrier protein subunit, whose amino-acid sequence MSTLYRLRWKEKEYLLDLGESPSSARVFDSESGWETLLSHYSWTQEKEGTFSLPDGSVALISGAKIFIHTRGRSFQFLLKAKETSGVDAAQKEIKSPMPGKLIKVEVKPGDSVKKGQVLAVVEAMKMEHALKAGADAEVQELKASPGDLVAQDQIILILNS is encoded by the coding sequence GTGAGTACCTTATATAGATTACGCTGGAAGGAAAAGGAGTATCTCCTTGATTTAGGGGAGTCTCCATCTTCGGCAAGGGTATTCGATTCCGAGTCCGGCTGGGAAACGTTGCTTTCCCATTATTCTTGGACGCAAGAGAAAGAAGGGACCTTTTCGCTTCCCGACGGTTCTGTTGCACTGATTTCCGGCGCCAAAATTTTCATTCATACTAGAGGACGCAGTTTTCAGTTTCTGTTGAAAGCAAAAGAAACAAGCGGAGTCGATGCGGCGCAAAAAGAAATCAAAAGCCCAATGCCCGGAAAGCTCATCAAAGTTGAAGTAAAGCCCGGAGACTCGGTAAAGAAGGGCCAGGTACTTGCCGTCGTCGAGGCAATGAAAATGGAACACGCTTTAAAGGCAGGCGCGGATGCAGAGGTTCAAGAATTGAAAGCTTCTCCCGGAGACCTTGTAGCTCAGGATCAGATAATTTTAATATTGAATTCGTAA